One Cryobacterium roopkundense genomic region harbors:
- a CDS encoding ATP-binding protein yields MHTAALVEPHGELRCDRRARRRAAAKIEADARKAKQLEARTRWRTERDEARSSAYLASSGEAGPAQLRMPARLRLPKHQDTSATLSGHYPFLAEAGLGSAGVFVGQDLYSGGSFVYDPWVLYQRGMITAPNIVLAGIVGSGKSSLAKSLYTRSLPFGRRVYVPGDPKGEHTAVAEAVGGKAIVLGHGLPNRLNPLDEGHRAASVSNAEWAAQLTARRRDLIGALAETVLERPLNPLEHTAIDLALADAVRSSPVPILPMVVDRILSPNPEDDEGRLAEDGRLVGHALRRLVAGDLAGLFDGPSTVRFDPSLPMVSLDLSRVAENSTLISVLMTCSSAWMESALADPDGGQRWVIYDEAWRLMAYPALLRRMDAQWRLARHFGIANMLVFHKLSDLDNVGDSGSAMRALASSLLANAETRIVYRQEPDQLGSTATALGLSRTEQKLLPALGTGQGLWRIKDRSFVVQHQLHPDELAAFDTTARMTGVQ; encoded by the coding sequence ATGCACACGGCCGCGTTGGTCGAACCGCACGGCGAGCTCCGCTGCGACCGTCGCGCCCGAAGGCGAGCCGCCGCGAAGATCGAAGCGGATGCCCGCAAAGCCAAGCAACTCGAAGCCCGCACCCGGTGGCGTACCGAGCGGGACGAAGCACGATCGAGTGCCTACCTGGCCTCAAGTGGCGAGGCTGGTCCCGCCCAATTACGCATGCCTGCGCGACTCAGGCTCCCCAAGCACCAGGACACCTCGGCGACGCTGTCCGGCCACTACCCGTTCCTCGCCGAGGCCGGACTCGGCTCGGCCGGCGTCTTTGTCGGGCAGGACCTCTACTCGGGCGGCTCGTTCGTCTACGACCCGTGGGTGCTCTACCAACGCGGCATGATCACCGCCCCGAACATCGTGCTCGCCGGCATCGTCGGCTCCGGCAAATCCTCCCTGGCGAAGTCCCTCTACACCCGCTCGCTCCCCTTCGGCCGGCGCGTCTACGTGCCCGGCGACCCGAAGGGCGAGCACACCGCCGTCGCCGAAGCCGTCGGCGGCAAGGCGATCGTCCTCGGCCATGGACTCCCCAACCGGCTCAACCCACTCGACGAGGGTCACCGAGCGGCATCCGTTTCGAATGCCGAGTGGGCAGCGCAGCTGACCGCGCGACGCCGTGACCTGATCGGCGCCCTCGCCGAGACGGTACTCGAACGACCGCTCAACCCACTCGAGCACACGGCCATCGACCTCGCATTAGCGGATGCTGTGCGGAGCTCCCCTGTGCCCATCCTGCCCATGGTCGTGGACCGCATCCTCTCTCCCAACCCCGAAGACGACGAGGGACGCCTCGCGGAAGACGGACGCCTCGTCGGCCATGCCCTCCGCCGCCTGGTCGCCGGCGACCTCGCGGGGCTCTTCGACGGACCTTCCACCGTGCGCTTCGACCCGTCGCTTCCGATGGTCTCCCTTGACCTGTCGCGGGTGGCCGAGAACTCGACGCTCATCTCGGTGCTGATGACGTGCTCGTCGGCGTGGATGGAGTCCGCGCTGGCGGATCCAGACGGCGGCCAGCGGTGGGTGATCTACGACGAGGCCTGGCGGCTGATGGCGTATCCGGCGCTGCTTCGCCGGATGGATGCCCAGTGGCGCCTGGCCCGGCACTTCGGCATCGCGAACATGCTCGTCTTCCACAAGCTCAGCGACCTCGACAACGTCGGCGACTCAGGATCCGCGATGCGCGCCCTCGCCTCATCACTGCTGGCCAACGCCGAGACTCGCATCGTCTACCGTCAGGAACCGGACCAGCTCGGATCCACGGCGACCGCGCTTGGGCTCAGCCGAACCGAACAGAAGCTGCTCCCCGCCCTCGGCACCGGCCAAGGGCTCTGGCGCATCAAGGACCGCAGCTTTGTAGTGCAACATCAGTTGCACCCTGATGAGCTTGCGGCCTTCGACACAACCGCCCGGATGACCGGAGTTCAGTAA
- a CDS encoding IS1380 family transposase encodes MQLSHTHRSFSASFDDPNLVSSAGLVPTMALAEKTGLGALVDEWVKLPGYFGANAGLKAVALVAGMLTGADSIDDMAVLRHGALRKLFTGTYAPSTLGSFLRAFAFGHVRQLDAAASRWLQNLGAVTPIVTGIDDLALVDIDDTIREVHGYKKQGAGFGYSGVRGLNALLAIVSTGSAAPIIVSSRLRKGPTNSARGAKKFVSDTLATVKRLRSPTAKGMLLLRADSAYYVSAVIQAALRAGAMVSITARLNSLVKAGISTIPDTAWTPIKYTNAIFDDATGRWISDAEVAEIPFTAFGSKKKSEQIPGRLVVRRIPELNKTVAAGQGTLFDLFRFHAFFTTSTLNTVDADKTHRHHAIIENLNADMKASAMAHFPSGVFTANAAWLVLACITFNLTRAAGTLANPALGKAVTATVRRKLINVAARVSTSARRVTLHLPESWPWEEGWSALFTSVCNPPGRAAT; translated from the coding sequence ATGCAACTTTCTCACACTCACCGGTCCTTTTCTGCATCCTTCGACGACCCCAATCTCGTGTCGTCGGCCGGACTGGTGCCCACGATGGCTCTGGCCGAGAAAACAGGCCTCGGCGCGCTGGTCGATGAGTGGGTGAAACTGCCCGGTTACTTCGGCGCGAATGCCGGCCTGAAAGCGGTGGCACTGGTCGCAGGAATGCTCACCGGCGCCGACTCCATCGACGATATGGCCGTGCTCCGGCACGGCGCTCTCCGGAAATTGTTCACCGGAACCTATGCGCCCTCGACCCTGGGATCGTTCCTGCGCGCGTTCGCTTTTGGCCATGTCCGCCAGCTCGACGCCGCCGCGTCCCGGTGGCTGCAGAACCTCGGCGCCGTCACGCCGATCGTGACCGGTATCGACGACCTCGCCCTGGTCGATATTGACGACACCATCAGGGAAGTGCACGGATATAAGAAGCAAGGCGCCGGGTTTGGCTACTCCGGTGTTCGCGGCCTCAACGCCCTGCTCGCCATCGTCAGCACCGGATCGGCCGCTCCGATCATCGTCAGCTCCCGGCTACGCAAAGGCCCCACCAACTCCGCCCGCGGCGCAAAGAAATTCGTCTCCGACACCCTCGCGACCGTGAAACGACTGCGCAGCCCAACCGCAAAAGGAATGCTTCTCCTCCGAGCCGACAGCGCCTACTACGTCAGCGCCGTCATCCAAGCTGCCCTCCGTGCCGGGGCGATGGTTTCGATCACGGCACGCCTGAATTCATTGGTGAAAGCGGGTATCAGCACCATCCCCGATACCGCGTGGACCCCGATCAAATACACCAATGCGATCTTCGACGACGCCACCGGGCGGTGGATCTCCGACGCGGAAGTCGCCGAAATCCCCTTCACCGCGTTCGGCTCCAAGAAGAAGAGCGAACAAATCCCTGGACGCCTCGTCGTGCGCCGCATCCCGGAACTGAACAAGACCGTCGCCGCCGGGCAAGGCACCCTTTTCGACCTGTTCCGCTTTCACGCGTTCTTCACCACCAGCACCCTGAACACCGTTGACGCCGACAAAACCCACCGCCACCATGCGATCATCGAAAATTTGAACGCCGACATGAAAGCGTCGGCGATGGCGCACTTCCCGTCCGGCGTATTCACGGCCAACGCCGCCTGGCTGGTGCTGGCCTGCATCACGTTCAATCTCACCCGCGCCGCCGGCACCCTCGCCAATCCCGCCCTCGGAAAAGCCGTCACCGCGACCGTTCGCCGCAAACTCATCAACGTCGCCGCCAGAGTATCCACGTCGGCACGACGCGTCACATTGCACCTGCCCGAAAGCTGGCCCTGGGAAGAAGGCTGGTCGGCGCTGTTCACCAGCGTTTGCAACCCGCCCGGCCGCGCCGCCACCTAA
- a CDS encoding IS1182 family transposase, whose amino-acid sequence MNKRFRAFEPNAVMLVPPDLGEWLPQNHLSRFIADIVETQLDLKKFYASYAKSKGQPPYDPRLMVRVLLYGYCVGVRSSRELERVCVDVVAFRWLAAQQAPDFRSIARFRKRHLSSLGNVFLQALELCRAAGMVSLGQVALDGTKVRANASRRKAMSYARLTEKQKVLADEVSALLADADAIDDAEDARFGKDKRGDELPPELARRESRLVKLAEARAGLEADAAVRARKEAEKKARDKGDDDDIAAQKGDDAAKNAVVRPKAQRNFTDPDSRIMKTADGSFHYAYNAQAIVDADHQIIVATTLTNIGVDVEQVVPLVEKLHATTGVLPGQVLADAGYCSASNLDYAKTVEAGSDGRTEFFIATGRMKHGERVPEVPRGRIPANATLRERMARKLKTKKGRAVYARRKAIVEPVFGQIHTRQGKFVLLRGLEQAAHEWYLIAACHNLMKLHTMQTKALLATPAALIASPAT is encoded by the coding sequence GTGAACAAGCGGTTTCGGGCTTTCGAGCCGAATGCTGTGATGTTGGTGCCGCCGGATTTGGGTGAGTGGTTGCCGCAGAATCACCTTTCCCGTTTCATCGCGGACATCGTCGAAACTCAGCTGGATCTGAAGAAGTTCTATGCCTCTTACGCGAAGTCGAAGGGGCAGCCGCCGTATGACCCTCGGTTGATGGTCCGGGTGCTCCTTTACGGGTATTGCGTCGGGGTTCGTTCGTCACGCGAGTTGGAGCGGGTGTGCGTGGACGTGGTCGCGTTTCGCTGGTTGGCGGCGCAGCAGGCACCTGATTTTCGTTCCATCGCCCGGTTCCGCAAGCGTCATCTCTCCAGTCTGGGAAACGTGTTCTTGCAGGCATTGGAACTCTGCCGCGCGGCCGGAATGGTCTCACTCGGGCAGGTCGCGTTGGACGGCACGAAGGTGCGCGCGAATGCGTCCCGGCGCAAGGCGATGAGTTACGCCCGGTTGACGGAGAAGCAGAAGGTCCTCGCCGACGAGGTGTCTGCACTGCTGGCTGACGCGGACGCGATCGATGACGCGGAGGATGCTCGTTTCGGAAAGGACAAACGCGGTGATGAGTTGCCGCCGGAGCTTGCCCGGCGGGAGTCACGCTTGGTGAAACTGGCCGAAGCGCGCGCTGGCTTGGAGGCCGACGCGGCCGTCCGGGCGCGGAAAGAGGCCGAGAAGAAGGCCCGGGACAAGGGCGACGATGACGACATTGCTGCGCAGAAGGGTGATGATGCGGCGAAGAACGCGGTCGTGAGGCCGAAGGCTCAACGCAACTTCACCGACCCGGATTCACGGATCATGAAGACCGCCGACGGGTCGTTCCACTACGCCTACAACGCGCAGGCCATCGTTGATGCCGACCATCAGATCATCGTGGCGACGACGCTGACGAATATTGGCGTGGATGTTGAACAGGTCGTGCCGCTGGTCGAGAAACTCCACGCCACGACCGGCGTCTTGCCCGGGCAGGTCCTGGCGGATGCCGGGTATTGTTCCGCATCGAATCTGGACTACGCGAAGACTGTTGAAGCGGGCAGTGACGGCCGGACCGAGTTTTTCATCGCGACCGGCCGAATGAAGCACGGCGAACGTGTTCCCGAGGTTCCCCGGGGCCGGATCCCGGCCAATGCGACGCTGCGGGAACGCATGGCGCGGAAGCTCAAGACGAAGAAGGGCCGCGCGGTTTATGCGCGGCGCAAAGCGATCGTGGAGCCCGTGTTCGGTCAGATCCACACTCGGCAGGGCAAGTTTGTGTTGCTGCGCGGGTTGGAGCAAGCAGCGCACGAGTGGTATCTGATCGCGGCCTGCCACAACCTGATGAAGCTGCACACCATGCAAACCAAGGCGCTTCTGGCCACGCCGGCCGCGCTGATAGCTAGCCCGGCAACCTAA
- a CDS encoding SCO6880 family protein, with amino-acid sequence MDTDKARTEYALAPAQFSRLTKRGIMLGLSVPQLIALSIGTLTIVTVLYTTGASGIPWSAPLWGTAALIALIPLGGRKIVEWVPIVTRWMLRAGTEQLTYRRRIVRLRPVGTLSLPGDASALREWTDPESGAVMIHDPHARTLTAIVAVSHPAFALLDPGEQHRRVAGWGRVLAGACRSGRIARLQVSERTLPDSGTGLAEWWEGHGTNDDSWAAATYRELIARAGPTNERHATTISLSLDLNAASRQVRTHGGGMRGAAAVLRQEMTALTAALRAADLTVGSWLPADELARILRTAYDPDVGVDLERHPDVGRSLETAGPVAVAESWDHLRTDSAFHAVLWISEWPRSQVFPGFLSPLVFTNGILRTVALHYLPVRPDQAARDLRKKKTELISDAHQRTRIGQIADAGATAEYDDLLHQEADLTAGHGVLRTTGLVCVTAPTLDELDAAVASIEQAAIQASCETRRLVGQQAQAFTAAALPLCRSV; translated from the coding sequence ATGGACACAGACAAGGCCCGCACCGAATACGCGCTCGCGCCGGCGCAATTCTCACGCCTCACCAAACGCGGCATCATGCTCGGCCTGTCCGTGCCGCAACTGATCGCCCTGTCGATCGGCACGCTTACCATCGTCACGGTGCTCTACACAACCGGCGCCTCGGGTATCCCCTGGTCGGCTCCCCTGTGGGGCACCGCCGCCTTGATAGCCCTCATCCCTCTCGGCGGCCGGAAGATCGTCGAGTGGGTGCCGATCGTCACGCGATGGATGCTGCGTGCCGGCACCGAGCAGCTCACCTATCGGCGCCGCATCGTGCGCCTGCGCCCGGTCGGCACCCTGTCGTTGCCGGGCGACGCATCCGCTTTGCGCGAATGGACCGACCCCGAATCTGGCGCGGTGATGATCCATGACCCGCACGCGCGCACACTCACCGCGATAGTGGCAGTCTCGCACCCGGCCTTCGCCCTGCTCGACCCCGGCGAACAGCACCGCCGAGTCGCCGGGTGGGGACGCGTGCTGGCCGGCGCCTGCCGCTCCGGGCGTATCGCGCGGCTGCAGGTGTCTGAGCGCACCCTGCCCGATTCCGGCACCGGACTCGCCGAGTGGTGGGAGGGTCACGGCACCAACGACGACAGCTGGGCCGCAGCCACCTACCGCGAACTCATCGCGCGGGCCGGCCCCACCAACGAACGCCATGCGACCACGATTAGCCTCTCTCTCGACCTCAACGCAGCCTCCCGCCAAGTACGTACCCATGGCGGCGGCATGCGCGGCGCGGCGGCCGTGCTTCGCCAGGAAATGACCGCCCTCACCGCGGCCCTGCGCGCCGCGGACCTCACCGTGGGCAGCTGGCTCCCCGCGGACGAGCTCGCGAGAATACTGCGAACCGCATACGACCCCGACGTCGGTGTCGACCTCGAACGCCACCCGGACGTCGGGCGCTCGCTCGAAACTGCCGGCCCCGTTGCGGTCGCCGAGAGCTGGGATCACCTCCGCACCGACAGCGCCTTCCACGCTGTGCTGTGGATCAGCGAATGGCCGAGGTCACAGGTGTTCCCGGGATTCCTCTCACCCCTCGTCTTCACCAACGGCATCCTGCGCACAGTGGCGCTGCACTACCTGCCCGTCCGCCCCGACCAGGCCGCGCGCGACCTGCGCAAGAAGAAGACCGAACTGATCAGCGACGCCCACCAACGCACTCGCATCGGCCAAATAGCGGATGCAGGGGCCACCGCCGAATACGACGACCTCCTGCACCAGGAGGCCGACCTCACCGCCGGCCACGGCGTACTCCGAACAACCGGACTCGTGTGCGTGACCGCGCCCACCCTCGACGAACTCGACGCCGCCGTGGCATCCATCGAGCAAGCCGCCATCCAGGCATCCTGCGAAACCCGCCGACTCGTCGGCCAGCAGGCGCAGGCGTTCACCGCGGCAGCGCTCCCCCTCTGCCGCAGCGTGTGA
- a CDS encoding conjugal transfer protein TrbL, whose amino-acid sequence MSVCDVPVIANVCSTAGEGAAALVAAPFDWLAHAMGSAAAWLFEAVWAAFDSTTLVDLTDPAYIDVYNVLFGVAVFVTLVLFCLQLLTGLVHRDPTALSRAAIGVAKSVLGSFVIITITGLLLEITDQLTIGVVQASGNTMEGMGDRIALLATGLTGITIASPGVGAIVTIFLSSLAITGAAIVWFSLLIRKALLLVAIVFGPIALAGATWDSAKGWFSKWVAFVMALILSKLVLVVIFLVAVAQVSAPIDADLASVSDPVAGIVLMFIAAFAPYITYKFLNFLGVDMYHAMSSEQEAKSAMNRPVPVPKGPMVDEPKKILEPGGNGGNGKESQGGPAPTNSSSGGGPGPTSSGGGSGGAAAGKGASAKAGSAGAGAAAGAATAGVAVGAQVIKAAAEAGPKMASTVGQAADAHSQSSSNAAAPSTPPASGPSQPGTPRSSPDSARGRPSKDV is encoded by the coding sequence ATGAGCGTGTGCGACGTGCCGGTGATCGCCAACGTCTGCAGCACCGCAGGCGAAGGCGCCGCTGCGCTGGTCGCGGCGCCTTTCGATTGGCTCGCCCACGCGATGGGCTCCGCTGCCGCCTGGCTCTTCGAGGCCGTGTGGGCCGCTTTCGACTCCACCACGCTCGTGGACCTCACCGACCCGGCATACATCGACGTGTACAACGTGCTCTTCGGCGTGGCCGTCTTCGTGACCCTGGTGCTGTTCTGCCTACAACTGCTCACCGGCCTCGTGCACCGCGACCCGACGGCGCTCTCCCGAGCCGCGATCGGCGTCGCCAAGTCGGTGCTCGGATCATTTGTCATCATCACCATCACCGGCCTGCTCCTCGAAATCACCGACCAGCTCACCATCGGGGTCGTCCAAGCGAGCGGCAACACGATGGAGGGCATGGGCGACCGCATCGCCCTCCTCGCCACCGGCCTCACAGGCATCACCATCGCCTCCCCCGGCGTTGGCGCAATCGTCACCATCTTCCTGTCCTCGCTCGCGATCACCGGCGCGGCCATCGTGTGGTTCTCCCTCCTCATCCGCAAAGCCCTCCTCCTGGTGGCGATCGTCTTCGGACCGATCGCCCTCGCAGGGGCTACCTGGGACTCCGCCAAAGGCTGGTTCTCGAAATGGGTCGCCTTCGTGATGGCCCTCATCCTCTCCAAACTCGTGCTCGTCGTGATCTTTCTCGTCGCTGTCGCGCAAGTCTCGGCACCAATCGACGCGGATCTCGCCTCCGTCAGCGATCCGGTCGCCGGCATCGTCTTGATGTTCATCGCAGCCTTCGCCCCCTACATCACCTACAAGTTCCTCAACTTTCTTGGCGTCGACATGTACCACGCGATGTCCAGCGAGCAGGAGGCAAAGTCAGCGATGAACCGGCCCGTCCCGGTGCCGAAAGGTCCGATGGTCGACGAGCCGAAGAAGATCCTTGAGCCTGGCGGCAATGGAGGAAACGGGAAGGAATCGCAAGGCGGGCCAGCACCGACGAATTCCTCAAGCGGTGGAGGGCCGGGCCCGACGTCGTCGGGCGGCGGCTCCGGTGGTGCTGCCGCCGGTAAGGGCGCGTCGGCCAAGGCCGGCTCGGCGGGCGCGGGTGCCGCAGCAGGGGCAGCCACCGCGGGCGTCGCGGTCGGCGCGCAGGTGATCAAGGCCGCCGCCGAGGCCGGTCCAAAGATGGCCAGCACGGTCGGTCAGGCAGCGGATGCCCACAGCCAGTCCTCGAGCAACGCCGCCGCGCCCAGCACTCCCCCGGCATCCGGCCCGTCGCAACCGGGCACTCCCAGAAGCTCACCAGACTCCGCACGTGGACGACCAAGCAAGGACGTATAG
- a CDS encoding DUF6112 family protein, whose translation MVDIVPNGTGLPGIEQLRIIVGAVMTVGLILSVLALIIAAIVWGFGANSSNPHLASRGKVGVLVACGAAIVCGSAVTLVNFFWTVGQAV comes from the coding sequence GTGGTTGACATTGTTCCGAACGGGACGGGCCTTCCCGGCATCGAGCAACTACGCATCATCGTCGGTGCGGTGATGACCGTAGGGCTCATCCTGAGCGTGCTCGCGCTGATCATCGCGGCCATCGTGTGGGGCTTCGGCGCGAACTCGTCCAACCCGCACCTCGCCTCACGAGGCAAGGTCGGCGTGCTCGTGGCCTGCGGTGCCGCGATCGTCTGCGGCTCAGCCGTCACCCTGGTCAACTTCTTCTGGACCGTCGGCCAAGCCGTCTGA
- a CDS encoding GTPase family protein yields the protein MTDNEWSDEDFHKKWQEQADQMGRFNLAIFGKTGVGKSTLINAIFGEDVAPTGVGEPVTMENHLYLHREGFLGLLDTRGLEIGKDTDTLIAELSTYVLRMRENPLSEQIHVAWYCVRATDRRFEDTERSSYVGYTSSGFQSWPFLPKCNRETASCTATQWHWPTTLPNSGCRSLVAARLW from the coding sequence ATGACGGACAACGAATGGTCCGACGAGGATTTTCATAAGAAATGGCAAGAGCAGGCGGATCAGATGGGCCGCTTCAACTTGGCAATTTTCGGCAAAACAGGGGTCGGAAAATCCACCCTGATAAATGCAATCTTCGGTGAAGACGTCGCCCCGACCGGCGTCGGAGAACCGGTTACGATGGAAAATCACCTCTATCTACACCGAGAGGGATTCCTCGGCCTCCTCGACACGCGTGGCCTTGAAATCGGTAAAGACACGGACACACTCATCGCTGAGCTCTCAACGTATGTCCTGCGCATGCGCGAGAACCCACTGTCTGAGCAAATCCACGTGGCCTGGTACTGCGTACGCGCAACCGATCGCCGGTTTGAGGACACTGAGCGGAGTTCATACGTCGGCTACACAAGCTCGGGCTTCCAGTCGTGGCCGTTCTTACCCAAGTGCAATCGAGAGACGGCGAGTTGCACGGCGACGCAGTGGCACTGGCCGACCACATTGCCGAACTCGGGCTGCCGATCGTTGGTGGCCGCCCGATTATGGTGA
- a CDS encoding DUF697 domain-containing protein — protein sequence MALADHIAELGLPIVGGRPIMVMAERDNFTGQVEHGLKDLLDATFRVAPEGVEFALAAAQKIDMGRKRQQAKTAVRLAAAAALTVGAIPIPVADAGVLIPIQLGMMARVAAIYGVKVETATLAAAVATTVAAAAGRSAAVGLLKLIPGAGTIVGGTISAAVASTFTLAIGYAWAVVCGELTQGRLKGADGALDNDMVRELFQAQVALWFKTVRAGNA from the coding sequence GTGGCACTGGCCGACCACATTGCCGAACTCGGGCTGCCGATCGTTGGTGGCCGCCCGATTATGGTGATGGCCGAGAGGGATAACTTCACTGGACAGGTCGAGCACGGCTTGAAGGACCTCCTGGATGCCACGTTTCGTGTTGCTCCGGAAGGCGTCGAGTTTGCCCTCGCTGCAGCGCAAAAAATCGATATGGGCCGAAAACGTCAACAGGCTAAGACCGCGGTCCGGTTGGCTGCGGCAGCGGCTCTGACGGTCGGCGCGATTCCCATTCCGGTCGCCGACGCTGGCGTACTAATTCCGATTCAACTCGGCATGATGGCGAGAGTTGCAGCAATCTATGGCGTCAAGGTGGAAACTGCCACGCTCGCAGCGGCCGTCGCGACGACGGTAGCTGCGGCGGCGGGAAGAAGCGCCGCTGTCGGCCTTCTGAAGCTGATCCCTGGCGCCGGGACGATTGTTGGGGGCACTATTTCCGCTGCCGTCGCGAGCACATTCACATTGGCCATTGGATACGCCTGGGCAGTTGTATGCGGCGAGCTCACACAGGGCAGGCTCAAGGGCGCCGATGGTGCGCTTGACAACGATATGGTGCGCGAACTGTTTCAAGCTCAGGTCGCACTCTGGTTCAAAACGGTGCGCGCAGGCAACGCGTAG
- a CDS encoding DUF6112 family protein gives MDVFPDFGAVRGAADLQSIVGAMLMIVLIISVLMMIISGVTWALAAANGNFQTASRGRVGLWVACGSAALAGAGVAWVNFLLGVGSTL, from the coding sequence ATGGACGTTTTCCCGGACTTCGGCGCCGTCCGTGGCGCTGCAGACTTGCAGAGCATCGTCGGCGCGATGCTGATGATCGTCCTGATCATCTCCGTGCTCATGATGATCATCAGCGGCGTAACCTGGGCGCTCGCCGCGGCCAATGGCAACTTCCAGACCGCCTCCCGAGGGCGCGTCGGACTCTGGGTCGCCTGCGGATCAGCCGCCCTCGCGGGCGCCGGCGTAGCCTGGGTCAACTTCCTTCTCGGCGTCGGTTCTACTCTCTAG
- a CDS encoding M23 family metallopeptidase has product MKKLIGLVAVLVIVGPLVGLVGVAAITNPASSSCGSGSLLVGSIPDTLAARTRDGRSTTLNRTQLTHAATIMTVGARYADLGRPGVLIALMAALTESTLRMLANPSAYPESAGYANDGVGSDHDSLGLFQMRPVSGWGTVAELMSPEYQAQAFFGGPSGPNAGSPRGLLDIAGWQALDPSAVAQAVEVSAYPDRYQNYQPVAESILAALTQAPSATAVGSGLTITETARVVFPLPAGTYTNTDSFGWRIDPYSGARKFHSGSDLAAPMNTPIRAVADGVVSFTGQRGTYGGLITIEHTVGGQRVTSYYAHLYDSGIHVATGDAVAAGQHIGDVGSAGKSTGLHLHLEIHPGGASQPAVNALNWLAEHDASGSAYSGVAAAGCGRAH; this is encoded by the coding sequence ATGAAGAAGCTCATCGGCCTCGTCGCGGTGCTCGTGATCGTCGGCCCACTGGTCGGGCTGGTGGGCGTTGCCGCGATCACAAATCCCGCTTCGAGCTCCTGCGGATCGGGATCGCTCCTCGTCGGCAGCATCCCTGACACTCTTGCGGCTCGAACCCGAGACGGCCGATCGACCACCCTGAACAGGACCCAGCTGACCCATGCCGCAACGATCATGACGGTCGGCGCGCGTTACGCCGACCTGGGGCGACCCGGTGTGCTCATAGCGTTGATGGCCGCGCTCACCGAATCGACGCTGCGCATGCTCGCCAACCCCAGCGCGTATCCGGAGTCCGCGGGGTATGCGAACGACGGGGTGGGCTCCGATCACGATTCCCTGGGCCTCTTCCAGATGCGCCCGGTTTCAGGCTGGGGAACGGTGGCCGAGCTCATGAGCCCGGAGTATCAGGCACAGGCATTCTTCGGAGGGCCCTCGGGCCCCAACGCCGGTTCGCCACGTGGGTTGCTCGACATCGCCGGGTGGCAGGCGCTCGACCCGAGCGCAGTCGCGCAGGCCGTCGAGGTCAGCGCCTACCCGGATCGGTACCAGAACTACCAGCCCGTCGCTGAGTCGATCCTCGCCGCGCTCACTCAGGCGCCCTCGGCGACCGCGGTTGGATCTGGATTGACCATTACAGAGACCGCGCGTGTGGTGTTCCCGCTTCCCGCTGGCACGTACACAAACACGGATAGCTTCGGATGGCGCATCGACCCGTACAGCGGCGCGCGGAAGTTCCACTCGGGCAGCGACCTCGCGGCGCCAATGAACACTCCGATCCGCGCGGTGGCTGACGGCGTCGTCAGCTTTACTGGGCAGCGGGGCACCTACGGCGGCCTGATCACCATCGAACACACTGTCGGCGGCCAGCGCGTCACGTCCTACTACGCCCACCTCTACGACTCCGGCATCCACGTCGCGACCGGCGACGCTGTCGCCGCCGGCCAGCACATCGGTGACGTCGGTTCGGCCGGCAAGTCAACCGGCCTACACCTTCACCTCGAGATCCACCCGGGCGGCGCGAGCCAGCCCGCCGTCAATGCCTTGAATTGGCTGGCCGAACACGATGCCTCAGGCTCGGCCTATTCCGGGGTCGCCGCGGCCGGATGCGGAAGGGCGCACTGA
- a CDS encoding OadG family protein: MHCTHRRRLVIAIVSGGLALLILIVVGLFGLFRGPDKPSEAPRPTPVASASPTPTANPEQPPPVLATTDPELFTRSVARALFNWDTRYHVGLSDWAQVLVDVADTDDAPAVASDVRGYFPAAPIWQQLTTYGTRQWIEVESVVVPAAWSTALEQASAGQIPPGTRAFTVSGTRYRAGTWNTQALDTERQVTFTVFVVCSAEETCTLLRLSQPDRPLE; encoded by the coding sequence ATGCATTGCACCCACCGTCGCCGCCTGGTCATCGCGATCGTCAGCGGCGGCCTCGCTTTGCTCATACTCATCGTCGTCGGCCTGTTCGGGCTATTCCGCGGCCCCGACAAGCCGAGTGAGGCCCCACGGCCGACGCCGGTGGCATCCGCTTCACCAACGCCCACGGCCAACCCCGAGCAGCCGCCGCCCGTTCTGGCGACGACAGACCCCGAGCTGTTCACACGCAGCGTTGCCCGCGCCCTGTTCAATTGGGACACGCGGTACCACGTTGGCCTCTCCGACTGGGCCCAGGTGCTCGTCGACGTCGCCGACACGGATGATGCCCCTGCAGTGGCATCCGACGTTCGGGGCTACTTCCCGGCCGCCCCGATCTGGCAGCAACTCACCACCTATGGCACCCGGCAATGGATCGAAGTCGAATCGGTCGTGGTGCCCGCCGCCTGGTCGACCGCGCTCGAGCAGGCCTCCGCAGGGCAGATACCGCCGGGCACGAGGGCTTTCACCGTGTCGGGAACCCGCTATCGAGCCGGCACGTGGAACACGCAGGCCCTGGACACGGAGAGACAGGTGACCTTCACGGTCTTCGTCGTGTGCTCAGCCGAGGAGACGTGCACGCTCCTGCGGCTGTCCCAGCCCGACCGCCCCCTGGAGTGA